A single genomic interval of Euzebyales bacterium harbors:
- the tsaE gene encoding tRNA (adenosine(37)-N6)-threonylcarbamoyltransferase complex ATPase subunit type 1 TsaE, protein MKRELVLTTTGADDTRRLAATVAGTLRAGDVVSLTGELGAGKTCFVQGAAAALGVTERVTSPTFLLRREYAGRVPIVHLDVYRLDTLQEAAELGLDEMHRCVTFIEWGDAMQPLLPPDHLEIEFRALPVEVVGHDPSDLADELRRVVVRPRGADWKRRIVSLAVDCGPWRGDGGPTRLGALEL, encoded by the coding sequence GTGAAGCGAGAGCTGGTGCTGACGACCACCGGCGCCGACGACACGCGTCGGCTGGCCGCAACGGTCGCAGGCACGCTGCGCGCCGGCGACGTCGTCTCGCTCACCGGCGAGCTGGGTGCAGGCAAGACCTGTTTCGTGCAGGGCGCCGCGGCGGCGCTCGGTGTCACCGAGCGGGTGACCAGCCCCACGTTCCTGCTGCGTCGGGAGTACGCGGGCCGCGTGCCGATCGTCCACCTCGACGTCTACCGCCTCGACACCCTGCAGGAGGCCGCCGAGCTGGGCCTCGACGAGATGCACCGCTGCGTGACCTTCATCGAATGGGGCGACGCGATGCAGCCCCTGCTGCCGCCCGACCACCTGGAGATCGAGTTCAGAGCGCTGCCCGTCGAGGTCGTCGGCCACGATCCGAGCGACCTGGCCGACGAGCTTCGGCGCGTGGTCGTGCGGCCGCGCGGCGCGGACTGGAAGCGCAGGATCGTCAGCCTCGCCGTCGACTGCGGCCCGTGGCGCGGTGACGGCGGACCCACCCGTCTCGGCGCGCTGGAGCTGTAG